In Desulfofustis limnaeus, the genomic stretch TCGTGAACGGACAGGCAATTCACCAGTTCCGAGCCGGTGACGATCTCCACCTTGGACCGGGGAGCGATGAAATCTCTGGTGATCAAGGTGCCGGGATGATCGGGGTCGAAGGCGTTTTTCACCCGGATCGGAATCGATTTTTTCTCCAGCGGCTTTGAAGCCTTGGGATGAATGGCCTCCATCCCCACGTCGGCCAGCTGATCGGCCACGTCGTAATTGGTGTTGCAGACGGGATGGGCGTTCTGCTCGCCGATGGTCAACGGATCCCCGGAGCAGAGGTGATACTCCTTATGGATGATCGCCTCCGCCGCTCCCAACAGGACCGCCACCTTGGAAAAGGTCACCTCGGAATAGCCGCGATCGAACTCGCGCATGATGCCTTCCGTTCCTTTCGTGTAGCCGGTGGCAAAGCAGATGGTGGCAAAAGGATCGATGTCGTCGAAGCTGTCCTTGATCCGCTGATCGATGGTCAGTTGCCGACCGTCGTCCCAGCCGCTCAGGTCCACGTAGGTCGATTCGTACCCCAGGTTCCTCAGGATGTTGGCAGAGTTGAAGGCGCTGTGCATCTCGCCCAACGAGGCCAGGAGTTCGCGCGCGGCCAACAACAGCTCCTTGCGCGTGACGTACCCGGAGGCCAGCACATTCTCCATGGAGCGCAGGATATTGATCGATTCGTCGATGCGGTCGCCGATGAAATCGTTGGCCTCGGCCAGACTGAGGCCGGCCGGTACCAGCGACTCGTTGATCTCGATCAGCCGGTCCCGCAGGGCAAGCATCTTGCGCGGATAGTTGTCCTGCTCCTCGAACAATTTGTAGATACCCGGCTGGCCGGTCTTCTTGTGCTCCAGCAGGTCATTGGTGACCCCGGCATAGGCCGACACCACGTAGACCCGACCGTAGATATCCTGCTCGTTGCGCAGGATGATGTTTTTCAGGATCTCGGGGAAGCGGGACATGGAGGTCCCGCCGATTTTTTCCACGCGAAGATTATGCCGTTTCATCATAGGTCGACCACCGATCAAGAAGACTATTTGTTATCCGGCGAAGCGGCATCCCGCTTCGCCCACAGTCCGGGCGCATCCAAGGCGGCCGGGCCGATCTCATGCAACGAACCTAGCCGAAAACGAAGGCGAGAACAACTGAATTTGTGACGCCCCTCACCTGCTCCGGAGCCGCGGCAAACCCGTACCCTTCAAGGATCGACAAGAATTAATCCGGTGGAGAAAGCGACCGCGGCCACGAGACACGGGGGCTTCCACCGCCAGCCGCATCCTCCCGGTACCGCTGCTTATCGGCGGCCCCGGAAGGGCGGGTAATCCACATACCCTTCCGGCCCCGGGGTATACCAGAGGGCCATGTCGTCGTACGGAGCGAGCGGCCAGTCATGTTTCCAGCGCTCCACCAGGTCGGGATTGGTGATAAACGGCCGGCCGACGGCAGCCAGATCCGCCAGCCCCGCCGTTAAACGGTGTGCTGCATCCTCCCTGGTGTATCCGCAATTACCGATGATCGTCCCGGCGAAGAGCGGCCGAAACTCAGCCAGGGTCATCGCCTCGCCGCGACCATGGAAGCCAAATGCCAGACCGTCCATGATATGAACATAACCCAGGTTCAATTTATTCAACTCCCGTACGACGAAGAGATACGTCTCACGGAAATCGTCACTGCCCATATCGTTGAAAACCCCGTTCGGCGACAACCGCACGCCAACCCGGGGCGCCGGCCAGACTTCCAGGATCGCCGCCAGCACCCGGGACAAAAACCGGTAGCGGTTTGCCGGCGAACCGCCATACTCGTCGGTTCTCCGGTTGCAGCGCGAATCGAGAAACTGGTTGAGCAGATAGCCGTTGGCACCGTGTACCTCGACACCGGCAAATCCGGCCTCTTTTGCATATTCGGCAGCACGACGATAATCGGCGACCGTCGCATCGATTTCCGCTGTCGTCATCGGCCGCGGCGCTTCATAGTCTTTTTTGCCCTGAGGCGTTCGAATCTGACCCTGTCCGATCTTCACGTTCGACGCGGACAGGGGCGGTTGCCCCTGGTGAAAATCGCTGTGCGAGGCACGACCACAATGCCACAACTGGAGAAAGAAGGCGGTGCCGGTTGGATTGACCCGCTCCGTCACTTTGCGCCACCCGGCTACCATCTCCTCGTTGTAAATCCCGGGAGAACCGATCCAGCCGATACCTTGTTCGGAAATCACCGTCGCTTCAGTGATGATCATGCCGGCCCCGGTTCGCTGAAAATAATGCTCCGCCATGAGGTCGTTGGGCACCCGGGTGTCTCCTGCCCGCCCCCGCGTCATCGGGGCCATGACGATCCTGTTTTTCAAGGTGATATCGTTCAGTTGATACGGCTCGAACAAGATATGTACACTCATCGTGGACCTCCCAAAAGGAATTGTTGTTCTGATGGTGAGCTATACGATAAGGGAACCTTGAAAAATTGCCATTTCTTCCCATCTCATCGTTGTGCAATAGCCGGACCGGTTCACGGCCGCTTTCCTACCGCTACTCATGGTGCCCCCGCTTCCGCTTCTTTTCCCGAAGGTGCTTGGCGCTGCCTGCACTGTTCCTGATAATATGCCCGGCAGGAAGAAAAGCTCAACCATCCACGATAACGACACGAGCAACGAAGAGCGAAAAATTTTCCGTGAATTGACCAAGCGGATCGTATAGGCTGGTGTCATGACACGAGAAACAGAGCGCATGCTGAGCCTGCGAATTCCCGCCGAGGCCGCCTTCATTCCTACGGCCATGACCTTTGCCGACACCGCTGCCCGCGGCCTGGGCCTTGATGATCGCTCGGCTCGCACCCTGATGCTCGCCACCGAGGAGGTGGCCGCCTATCTCTGTCGAATCGGACTCCACGGTCACGCCATCGCCATCGAATGCATCGGTGGCGGCTATTTCATCGAGATCCGCATCACGCTGCCGGTATCGCACCTGCAGTTGCGGGCCTTTAACCTGACAGCCCGGCTCGACCTGAACGACGAGACAGATCTTGACCAGATGGGGTTGCTGCTCGCTTCACGGATGACCGACCGGTTCCATATTACCAGATCGGAAGCGGGGCATCTGATCCTTCATCTGATCAAGGAATATTCCTACCCGGAGATAGCTGATGACCAGTTGGAGGAGATACCGGCGACCGGTGACCAGTTCCGGGTGGAGGTGGCAGATCCCGCCCGGATCAAATGGTTGGCCCGTTCAGTTGTCCGCCACTACCCATCGACTCACTATCCTCCTTCGTTCCGCTACCCCGGAAAAATAACGGACATGGTCGCCGCCGGCGCGTGCCAGGTGCTCGTCGCCGTCGGACCGGGCGGCGAGTTGCTCGGCGGTCTCGCCTGGCAGTGGATCGGCGACAAGACGGTGGAGCTGTTCGGCGTCTATCTCCTGCACCACCGGCATCGCCCGGAGATCGCCGGCGAACTGCTGGAGACCTGCCTCAACAGCATCGCCCGCACCTCAGCCCTGGCCTTGCTCTGCCGCAATCCGACGGAGGCGGTTCCCGACGGCTACCTGGAAGCCCTCACCGCCCCGGACGTACAACCGACGGCCCTGTTCCGCCTTCTTTACGAGGAAACCGGCGCCGTGGTCTGGTCGCACCCGGAGTTGGTCGACTTCCTGCGAAAAGAGTATCGACGACTCTTTCTGCCCCGCGATATCCAGACCGTCACCGACGACGGTGAGACAAGAGAGCCACATTCGGTTCTCAGCTGCGAGATCGATCGACACCGGCGGGCTGCCACGCTGCGGCCGCTCTTGCCCGGCACCGACTGTCGGGACAATCTGGCCGAACACCTGTCCCTGTTCGCTCGAGAACAACTGCAATCAATTTACCTGGAGCTCGACCTGGGCCACGCCTGGCAGGCGGTCTTCGTTCCAGCCGCACTGCAGCTCGGCTTTGTCCCCCGGCTGATTCTGCCCCATGCCGGCCAGGCTGACCTGGTAGTGTTCGAACTGGTTGCCGGGGCATGAACCGCGGAACGCAGACACCAGGCAGGCCCGACCTCGACCGCCTGGTGCCGGAGTACGTCAAAGCCTTTCAACCCTATACCCCGAGCAAGCCGGACGATGTATTGTGCCGGATGATCGGCTGTTCACGCCTGTATCGCCTCAACAACAACGAGAACCCTCTCGGGCCGCCGGCAGCCGCCCGCGCCGTTATCGGCAGCTACCCGCCGCCGCGAGCCGCCATCTATCCCAGCGGCGACGCCTACCACCTGCGCTGCCGGCTCGCCGAACGATTCGGCCTGCACCCGGACCAGTTTCTGGTGGGCAACGGCGCCAACGAGGCGATCGCTTTCGTTATCAAGGCCTTCTGCCAGGAAGGCGACAATATCGTTACCGCCGACCGGACCTTTGCCGTGTACGAATGGGTGGCCGCCTTCTCAGGCTTTACCGCCCACCTGGTCCCCCTCAAGGACTTCGCCTTCGATGACGAAGCGATGTTGGCCCGGATCGACGAGCGTACCAAGATTCTCTTCGTCTGCAACCCGAACAATCCAACCGGCAGTTACTGGACGGAACAGCAGTTGCGGCGCTTCCTCGACCGGGTGGCCGGCCGGCAGATCGTCGTCGTCGACGAGGCGTACGGTGAATTCGTCGAACAGAGCGACTTTCCCGACGGCATGCGGTTACTCGGCGACTATCCGAATCTGGTGATCTTTCGCACCTTTTCCAAGATGTACGGCCTGGCCGGACTGCGCATCGGCTACCTGGCCGGCGACCGTGCCGTGGTCGACGTCATCCGCCGCACCTGCGTCGTCTATTCGGTCAACGGGCTGGCCCAGGAGGCAGCCGTGGCGGCGCTGAGCGACGAGGAACACATCACGGCTACCCGGGAGCTGATTCGTGCCGCCAAGGCGTCTTTGCTGCCGGTGCTCGACCAGTTGGGGCTGACGTACGTGAACGGCGAGGGCAATTTTCTCATGGTCCGCCTGCCGTTCAATGACGCCCTCGCCTACCGCCGCCTGCTGAGCCACGGCGTCATGATCCGCAGCATGGCCGGCTTTCGCTTCCCCAACTGGATTCGTATCTCTCTTGCCTTACCCGAGGCCATGCAGGCCCTCGCCGAGGCGCTCGCAGCGGTGATCAACCATGAATCATGACCGACGAACACCCAATATCGGCGAGGAGCTGCCGCGTATGGATGCGTACACCAAAGTGTGCGGCGCCGAGCCCTTCGCCGTCGACGGCTATCCCGAAAACCTGCTGTGGGCCGGGGTCAAACGAGCTGGCGTCCCCCATGCCCGGCTCCTCGGTGTAGCGGTCGACCGGGCGCTCGCCCTGGCAGGAGTCCGGGCGGTGCTGACCGCCGCGGCCATCTCCGGCACCAACCGGCAGGGTGTGATTCGCCGGGATCAGCCGGTGCTGGTCGACGATCGGGTGCGACACTGCGGCGATCCCGTGGCGCTGGTGGTGGCGGAAGATCAGGAAACGCTGGCCGCGGCAATTGAGCTGATCACGCTGGACCTGGAGCCGCTGCCTCCGATTTTTGAGCCCCGCGCCGCCCTGGCGGAAGACGCGGTGCTGCTGCATCCGGAACATCCCGGCGGCAACCAACTGTTTGGCGCCCGCCTGGTCAACGGCGCGGGTCTGGAAGGATTTGCCGAATGCGCGGTAACCGTTGAGGCCACCTTCCATCTGCCCCGCCAGGCCCACGCCTTTCTGGAAACGGAAAACGGCTGGGCGATCGCCGACGCCGCCGGCCAGATCGACATGACCGTCTCCACCCAGACCCCATTCCGCGACCGGTTCGAAGTGGCCGAAGCACTTGGCCTCGAGCAGAACCGGATCCGCATTCGTGCCCCTTACTGCGGTGGGGCTTTTGGCGGCAAGGACGGTATCACCGTGCAGAGCCTGCTGGCCCTGGCGGCCCTGCACTGTCCGGAGCGACCGGTAAAGATGTGGTGGCGGCGCGAAGAGAGCTTTATTGCCGGAGTCAAGCGGCATCCGGCTCACCTCCATTATCGACTGGGCGCCGACCGGGGCGGTACGCTGGTGGCCCTGGCGGTGGACGGCTGGTTCGATACCGGCCCCTACGACCATCTCGGTGGCGTGGTTGCAGCCCTGGCACTGGAGCATGCCGGTGGCCCCTACCGGATTCCCCACACCGACCTGCAGACTCGGGCCGTCTACACCAACAACCCGGTTTCCGGCGCGTTCCGGGGTTTCGGCGTCCCCCAGGTGGCAACCGCCATGGAGTCGATGATGGATCTGCTGGCCCGCCGTCTTGATTGCTGCCCGCTGGAGTTACGCCGGAAAAACGCGCTGGTCC encodes the following:
- a CDS encoding aspartate kinase, which produces MMKRHNLRVEKIGGTSMSRFPEILKNIILRNEQDIYGRVYVVSAYAGVTNDLLEHKKTGQPGIYKLFEEQDNYPRKMLALRDRLIEINESLVPAGLSLAEANDFIGDRIDESINILRSMENVLASGYVTRKELLLAARELLASLGEMHSAFNSANILRNLGYESTYVDLSGWDDGRQLTIDQRIKDSFDDIDPFATICFATGYTKGTEGIMREFDRGYSEVTFSKVAVLLGAAEAIIHKEYHLCSGDPLTIGEQNAHPVCNTNYDVADQLADVGMEAIHPKASKPLEKKSIPIRVKNAFDPDHPGTLITRDFIAPRSKVEIVTGSELVNCLSVHDARMVGEVGFDGWIMGVVARHRVSYISKMTNANTIDLIIAERDSSARLVAELTDLFESVSVRPVAIVCAIGSNIAQPGILAKAAQALADKGINILAVSQTTRQTNMQFVVERKEFAEAQRVLHAALCM
- a CDS encoding alkene reductase, which codes for MSVHILFEPYQLNDITLKNRIVMAPMTRGRAGDTRVPNDLMAEHYFQRTGAGMIITEATVISEQGIGWIGSPGIYNEEMVAGWRKVTERVNPTGTAFFLQLWHCGRASHSDFHQGQPPLSASNVKIGQGQIRTPQGKKDYEAPRPMTTAEIDATVADYRRAAEYAKEAGFAGVEVHGANGYLLNQFLDSRCNRRTDEYGGSPANRYRFLSRVLAAILEVWPAPRVGVRLSPNGVFNDMGSDDFRETYLFVVRELNKLNLGYVHIMDGLAFGFHGRGEAMTLAEFRPLFAGTIIGNCGYTREDAAHRLTAGLADLAAVGRPFITNPDLVERWKHDWPLAPYDDMALWYTPGPEGYVDYPPFRGRR
- a CDS encoding ATP-binding protein, encoding MTRETERMLSLRIPAEAAFIPTAMTFADTAARGLGLDDRSARTLMLATEEVAAYLCRIGLHGHAIAIECIGGGYFIEIRITLPVSHLQLRAFNLTARLDLNDETDLDQMGLLLASRMTDRFHITRSEAGHLILHLIKEYSYPEIADDQLEEIPATGDQFRVEVADPARIKWLARSVVRHYPSTHYPPSFRYPGKITDMVAAGACQVLVAVGPGGELLGGLAWQWIGDKTVELFGVYLLHHRHRPEIAGELLETCLNSIARTSALALLCRNPTEAVPDGYLEALTAPDVQPTALFRLLYEETGAVVWSHPELVDFLRKEYRRLFLPRDIQTVTDDGETREPHSVLSCEIDRHRRAATLRPLLPGTDCRDNLAEHLSLFAREQLQSIYLELDLGHAWQAVFVPAALQLGFVPRLILPHAGQADLVVFELVAGA
- the hisC gene encoding histidinol-phosphate transaminase; amino-acid sequence: MNRGTQTPGRPDLDRLVPEYVKAFQPYTPSKPDDVLCRMIGCSRLYRLNNNENPLGPPAAARAVIGSYPPPRAAIYPSGDAYHLRCRLAERFGLHPDQFLVGNGANEAIAFVIKAFCQEGDNIVTADRTFAVYEWVAAFSGFTAHLVPLKDFAFDDEAMLARIDERTKILFVCNPNNPTGSYWTEQQLRRFLDRVAGRQIVVVDEAYGEFVEQSDFPDGMRLLGDYPNLVIFRTFSKMYGLAGLRIGYLAGDRAVVDVIRRTCVVYSVNGLAQEAAVAALSDEEHITATRELIRAAKASLLPVLDQLGLTYVNGEGNFLMVRLPFNDALAYRRLLSHGVMIRSMAGFRFPNWIRISLALPEAMQALAEALAAVINHES
- a CDS encoding xanthine dehydrogenase family protein molybdopterin-binding subunit, producing the protein MNHDRRTPNIGEELPRMDAYTKVCGAEPFAVDGYPENLLWAGVKRAGVPHARLLGVAVDRALALAGVRAVLTAAAISGTNRQGVIRRDQPVLVDDRVRHCGDPVALVVAEDQETLAAAIELITLDLEPLPPIFEPRAALAEDAVLLHPEHPGGNQLFGARLVNGAGLEGFAECAVTVEATFHLPRQAHAFLETENGWAIADAAGQIDMTVSTQTPFRDRFEVAEALGLEQNRIRIRAPYCGGAFGGKDGITVQSLLALAALHCPERPVKMWWRREESFIAGVKRHPAHLHYRLGADRGGTLVALAVDGWFDTGPYDHLGGVVAALALEHAGGPYRIPHTDLQTRAVYTNNPVSGAFRGFGVPQVATAMESMMDLLARRLDCCPLELRRKNALVRGDRCPAGVTRRGSMGLTACLDRLAEHPWWSERAAWQAAAGPHCRRGTGVAAVFHGMGYGPIVPDVATAGIELLEDGRLQVQVGVVDMGQGNAATCLQMVGDLLNQPQSQMTLLLPDTARTFPCGSSSASRTTFTYGNALLPAARQMRERLLAKGAEMLFVQDPQEMLLVPGAVRHLASGRDLPLAQLAKQLGREERFVTNHYRAPVAREKSTDDANLRLHGFPHLIFSHAVHLARIEVDELTGTIRVVDYLSISDCGRLINPRTFAGQQEGAVGQGLGYALMEDLGVCDGRITTPDLATYILPTAVDLPPMETIAVTLPEHDGPFGLKGAGEIGIDAPAAAVANAVHDACGLRLLRFPLTAEQLLSELSAMTGGNDER